The Drosophila innubila isolate TH190305 chromosome 3R unlocalized genomic scaffold, UK_Dinn_1.0 2_E_3R, whole genome shotgun sequence genome has a segment encoding these proteins:
- the LOC117792009 gene encoding lysosomal acid glucosylceramidase, giving the protein MFRCRSLLLLGSLLIAIIGGHSESFPCKLRDAQYGKVCVCTADYCDYLENPTLKEDQEFALISSTKQGLRFEVSNGYFGAKDKYTIKDYEESSTKNSKDDNNATIISRLIDEALAAVFPQSKKASVSTSRSVTIKLDRSKRFQRMEGFGGSFTGAVSYLVENYKEQKIQDHLYKSFYADDGLGFNLLRVAMGGCDFDLQAWAYNEKPENDTKLTNMDKLDDRDVIRVEQIKRMRDVSGVKKLRIKGAAWSAPPWMKTNNRWTGFGLLKREYYQTWADYHLKWVDLMESNGLPIWAISTGNEPTNGVFFMFFVKFMSLGWTPQSQAIWLNDHLGPTLRNSKYKDIVLFGNDDQRYTSPYWFQMMNRTRPNSINYLDGVALHWYWDEIFGSSFVDKTNDYMADKIHIISESCIGDKPWQQAKPLIGSWDRGEKYARSWLSHLKDNFHAMVDWNIILDEEGGPNYVSNTVDAPVVANTTTYTEFYKQPIFYILGHFSKLVPEGSVRIEAIPSNVNLDAVAFMRPDDKIAAVFFNSGRADLDIIIVDSVRGNVTLNIPAKSIHTLLYN; this is encoded by the exons ATGTTCAGGTGCAGAAGTTTATTGCTTCTCGGATCATTGCTGATAGCCATAATCG GTGGCCATTCGGAAAGTTTTCCTTGTAAGTTGAGGGATGCACAGTATGGTAAGGTTTGCGTTTGCACGGCGGATTATTGTGATTATCTGGAGAATCCTACGCTGAAAGAGGACCAAGAGTTTGCTTTAATATCCAGCACAAAGCAGGGATTGCGTTTCGAAGTGAGCAATGGCTACTTCGGTGCTAAGGATAAGTATACTATAAAGGACTATGAAGAGTCTTCTACTAAAAACTCAAAGGATGACAACAATGCTACGATTATATCCCGGTTGATTGATGAGGCTTTGGCTGCAGTTTTCCCGCAGTCTAAAAAGGCCTCTGTGAGCACTTCACGATCCGTGACGATCAAACTGGATCGTAGCAAGAGATTTCAGAGAATGGAGGGTTTTGGTGGCAGCTTTACCGGAGCTGTGTCATATTTGGTGGAGAATTATAAGGAGCAGAAAATTCAGGATCATCTCTACAAGTCATTTTATGCTGACGACGGCTTGGGATTCAATTTGTTGCGAGTCGCCATGGGAGGCTGTGACTTTGATTTGCAAGCCTGGGCCTACAATGAAAAACCCGAGAATGACACCAAACTGACCAACATGGATAAACTGGACGATCGTGATGTCATTCGCGTGGAACAGATTAAACGTATGAGGGATGTCTCTGGTGTGAAAAAACTTAGAATTAAAGGTGCTGCCTGGAGTGCACCGCCATGGATGAAGACTAATAACAGATGGACTGGATTTGGGCTCCTCAAGCGTGAATACTATCAGACTTGGGCCGATTATCATCTGAAATGGGTGGATTTGATGGAGAGCAATGGTCTACCGATCTGGGCCATTTCCACTGGAAATGAGCCAACGAATGGAGTGTTTTTCATGTTCTTTGTCAAGTTCATGAGCTTGGGCTGGACGCCGCAGTCTCAGGCCATCTGGCTGAACGATCATCTTGGACCAACCTTGCGTAATTCCAAGTATAAGGATATCGTTTTATTTGGCAACGATGATCAGCGGTACACGAGTCCATACTGGTTCCAAATG ATGAATCGCACTCGtccaaattcaattaattatctTGATGGCGTAGCGCTCCATTGGTATTGGGATGAGATATTTGGTAGTAGTTTCGTTGACAAGACTAACGATTATATGGCCGATAAGATACACATCATCTCTGAGTCGTGTATCGGCGATAAGCCGTGGCAACAAGCAAAACCCCTCATTGGTAGCTGGGATCGTGGTGAAAAGTATGCCCGCTCGTGGTTGTCTCATCTGAAGGATAACTTCCATGCCATGGTTGactggaatatcattttagaTGAGGAAGGTGGACCCAATTATGTCAGCAATACAGTTGATGCTCCTGTTGTTGCCAACACAACAA CGTACACTGAGTTCTACAAACAGCCCATATTCTATATCCTCGGTCATTTCTCCAAGCTAGTGCCCGAAGGCTCTGTCCGTATCGAGGCGATTCCCAGCAATGTTAACCTCGATGCCGTTGCCTTTATGCGACCCGATGACAAAATTGCCGCTGTATTCTTTAATAGTGGTCGGGCTGAtcttgatattataattgtggATAGTGTTCGTGGAAATGTAACGCTTAACATTCCAGCAAAGTCTATACACACTTTACTTTACAACTGA
- the LOC117790355 gene encoding outer dense fiber protein 3B-like, which translates to MARMPLGPGPGAYALPPTVGYERHDNRKQRMPQYSFGARTAMFGPDPGPGPGAYQVDKLTRHGTNGAAQYSIAPMTKIIDKRVGPGPGAHDVHIKPFFKGVNAPEYSMAPRNDYSFKKYGPGPSAYKFEISPIKPAAPAYSMGIQGKMLKKADSPGPAAYGAGDINIKLNRAPQYSMRPICNMRRENVGPGPNYYDLTYYRPGRSGRAYSFGVRHSPYAPPMIVRCDNM; encoded by the exons ATGGCTCGAATGCCTTTAG GCCCTGGTCCCGGCGCTTATGCGTTGCCGCCAACTGTCGGCTATGAGCGTCACGATAACCGTAAACAACGCATGCCCCAATACTCCTTTGGGGCGCGCACCGCCATGTTCGGTCCAGATCCTGGACCAGGACCAGGGGCCTATCAGGTAGACAAGCTAACCCGTCATGGAACAAATGGTGCCGCTCAATATTCAATAGCCCCaatgacaaaaataattg ATAAAAGAGTTGGACCCGGACCTGGTGCTCACGATGTTCATATAAAACCGTTTTTTAAGGGCGTAAATGCGCCAGAGTATTCCATGGCCCCACGGAATGACTATAGTTTTAAGAAGTATGGACCCGGCCCAAGTGCTTACAAGTTTGAGATTAGTCCTATAAAACCTGCAGCACCAGCTTATAGCAT GGGTATTCAAGGCAAGATGCTTAAGAAGGCCGATTCGCCTGGACCTGCTGCTTATGGTGCAGGcgatataaatatcaaattaaaccGTGCGCCTCAATACTCGATGAGGCCGATTTGTAATATGAGACGAGAAAACGTGGGTCCAGGTCCCAACTATTACGATTTGACGTACTACCGTCCTGGTAGATCTGGACGTGCTTATTCGTTCGGTGTTCGTCATTCTCCTTATGCCCCTCCCATGATTGTTAGATGTGATAATATGTAG
- the LOC117792124 gene encoding lysosomal acid glucosylceramidase isoform X2, translating into MKVFWLCFFFALASHDAIIALSTNCQLRETKHGSVCVCNSSHCDYLEQPLLKDNSQIVVISSSKNGLRFKRTDGSFLEKTMLEVQDRQSIDENFIADSIVVEQNRAWLQFANIPQKFVLNANIKTVELTVNRDKRYQDITNFGGALTGSVSHILQQLPAELQNHIYKSYFHSEGIAYNSIRMSIGGSDFDLQPWAYNEEPRNDPLLSNFTTLDARDLQKIKQLQRLKSVCELNELKIMAAAWSAPTWMKSNDRWTGFGQLKPEYYQSWAKYHLRKWSLKLS; encoded by the exons ATGAAAGTGTTTTGGCTTTGTTTCTTCTTCGCTTTAGCGAGTCATGACG ctataatTGCCTTATCGACGAATTGTCAGCTACGGGAAACAAAACACGGCAGCGTTTGTGTTTGCAACAGTAGCCATTGCGATTACTTGGAGCAGCCTTTATTGAAAGATAACTCTCAGATTGTGGTGATTAGCTCTAGCAAG aacggATTGCGATTCAAGAGAACCGATGGCAGTTTTCTGGAGAAAACCATGTTGGAAGTGCAGGATCGTCAGTCGATTGATGAAAACTTCATAGCTGATTCCATTGTGGTCGAACAAAACCGAGCCTGGCTGCAGTTTGCAAATATTCCACAAAAGTTCG TTTTGAATGCCAACATAAAGACCGTGGAGCTAACAGTTAATCGTGATAAGCGCTATCAGGATATAACAAACTTTGGAGGTGCGCTTACGGGCAGCGTTTCACATATTCTGCAACAATTACCAGCTGAATTACAGAATCATATCTATAA atccTATTTTCACTCCGAGGGCATTGCCTACAATTCGATACGCATGTCGATTGGCGGCTCTGACTTTGACCTCCAACCTTGGGCCTACAATGAGGAGCCGCGCAACGACCCGTTATTGAGCAACTTTACAACACTGGATGCACGGGATCTacagaaaattaaacaattgcaaaGGTTAAAGAGCGTGTGCGAACTGAATGAACTGAAAATCATGGCCGCTGCTTGGAGTGCTCCCACTTGGATGAAGAGCAACGATCGCTGGACGGGATTTGGCCAACTAAAGCCAGAATACTACCAATCTTGGGCAAAATATCACTTGAG gaAGTGGTCTTTAAAGCTTTCCTAA
- the LOC117792152 gene encoding outer dense fiber protein 3B: protein MARMPLGPGPGAYALPPTVGYERHDNRKQRMPQYSFGARTAMFGPDPGPGPGAYQVDKLTRHGTNGAAQYSIAPMTKIIDKRVGPGPGAHDVHIKPFFKGVNAPEYSMAPRNDYSFKKYGPGPSAYKFEISPIKPAAPAYSMGIQGKMLKKADSPGPAAYGAGDINIKLNRAPQYSMRPICNMRRENVGPGPNYYDLTYYRPGRSGRAYSFGVRHSPYAPPMIVRCDNM, encoded by the exons ATGGCGCGAATGCCATTAG GCCCTGGTCCCGGCGCTTATGCGTTGCCGCCAACTGTCGGCTATGAGCGTCACGATAACCGTAAACAACGCATGCCCCAATACTCCTTTGGGGCGCGCACCGCCATGTTCGGTCCAGATCCTGGACCAGGACCAGGGGCCTATCAGGTAGACAAGCTTACCCGTCATGGAACAAATGGTGCCGCTCAATATTCAATAGCCCCaatgacaaaaataattg ATAAAAGAGTTGGACCCGGACCTGGTGCTCACGATGTTCATATAAAACCGTTTTTTAAGGGCGTAAATGCGCCAGAGTATTCCATGGCCCCACGGAATGACTATAGTTTTAAGAAGTATGGACCCGGCCCAAGTGCTTACAAGTTTGAGATTAGTCCTATAAAACCTGCAGCACCAGCTTATAGCAT GGGTATTCAAGGCAAGATGCTTAAGAAGGCCGATTCGCCTGGACCTGCTGCTTATGGTGCAGGcgatataaatatcaaattaaaccGTGCGCCTCAATACTCGATGAGGCCGATTTGTAATATGAGACGAGAAAACGTGGGTCCAGGTCCCAACTATTACGATTTGACGTACTACCGTCCTGGTAGATCTGGACGTGCTTATTCGTTCGGTGTTCGTCATTCTCCTTATGCCCCTCCGATGATTGTTAGATGTGATAATATGTAG
- the LOC117792124 gene encoding lysosomal acid glucosylceramidase isoform X1 — MKVFWLCFFFALASHDAIIALSTNCQLRETKHGSVCVCNSSHCDYLEQPLLKDNSQIVVISSSKNGLRFKRTDGSFLEKTMLEVQDRQSIDENFIADSIVVEQNRAWLQFANIPQKFVLNANIKTVELTVNRDKRYQDITNFGGALTGSVSHILQQLPAELQNHIYKSYFHSEGIAYNSIRMSIGGSDFDLQPWAYNEEPRNDPLLSNFTTLDARDLQKIKQLQRLKSVCELNELKIMAAAWSAPTWMKSNDRWTGFGQLKPEYYQSWAKYHLRFLELMQSKNMPVWAISTGNEPLNGVIGFFFVHFMSMGWTPWQQAIWLNDYLGPTIRNSTQSQVLIFGNDDQRYTYPSWFRKMRSSRPNALNYLDGLAVHWYWDEIFGPHLIDEAHAEMPNKMILNTESCIGDKPWQTHGPELGSWGRGESYMRAYMQDLQHNVNGWLDWNLVLDEQGGPNYVHNYVDSPVIVNTTSRSEFYKQPIYYAIGHFSKFLPEKSVRIETRTNETDSLAQLSVVGFQRPDDSVALILYNGENLPLDLALSDSQRGGFKLRLPARSWHSVIYK, encoded by the exons ATGAAAGTGTTTTGGCTTTGTTTCTTCTTCGCTTTAGCGAGTCATGACG ctataatTGCCTTATCGACGAATTGTCAGCTACGGGAAACAAAACACGGCAGCGTTTGTGTTTGCAACAGTAGCCATTGCGATTACTTGGAGCAGCCTTTATTGAAAGATAACTCTCAGATTGTGGTGATTAGCTCTAGCAAG aacggATTGCGATTCAAGAGAACCGATGGCAGTTTTCTGGAGAAAACCATGTTGGAAGTGCAGGATCGTCAGTCGATTGATGAAAACTTCATAGCTGATTCCATTGTGGTCGAACAAAACCGAGCCTGGCTGCAGTTTGCAAATATTCCACAAAAGTTCG TTTTGAATGCCAACATAAAGACCGTGGAGCTAACAGTTAATCGTGATAAGCGCTATCAGGATATAACAAACTTTGGAGGTGCGCTTACGGGCAGCGTTTCACATATTCTGCAACAATTACCAGCTGAATTACAGAATCATATCTATAA atccTATTTTCACTCCGAGGGCATTGCCTACAATTCGATACGCATGTCGATTGGCGGCTCTGACTTTGACCTCCAACCTTGGGCCTACAATGAGGAGCCGCGCAACGACCCGTTATTGAGCAACTTTACAACACTGGATGCACGGGATCTacagaaaattaaacaattgcaaaGGTTAAAGAGCGTGTGCGAACTGAATGAACTGAAAATCATGGCCGCTGCTTGGAGTGCTCCCACTTGGATGAAGAGCAACGATCGCTGGACGGGATTTGGCCAACTAAAGCCAGAATACTACCAATCTTGGGCAAAATATCACTTGAG ATTCCTCGAGCTAATGCAGTCTAAAAATATGCCAGTCTGGGCCATATCCACTGGCAATGAGCCGTTAAACGGCGTCATCGGTTTCTTTTTCGTGCACTTTATGAGCATGGGCTGGACGCCCTGGCAGCAG gCCATTTGGCTAAACGATTATCTTGGGCCAACTATCAGGAACTCCACACAAAGTCAAGTGCTCATCTTTGGCAACGATGACCAGAGATATACGTATCCCTCCTGGTTTCGTAAG ATGCGATCGTCTCGACCCAATGCTTTGAATTATCTCGATGGCCTGGCTGTGCATTGGTATTGGGATGAAATCTTTGGGCCGCATCTTATCGATGAGGCTCATGCGGaaatgccaaataaaatgattttaaacaCAGAGTCTTGCATCGGTGATAAACCATGGCAGACCCATGGCCCTGAGCTGGGCAGCTGGGGACGTGGCGAGAGTTATATGCGTGCCTATATGCAGGATCTACAGCATAATGTCAATGGCTGGCTGGACTGGAATCTGGTGCTCGACGAGCAGGGCGGACCCAACTATGTGCACAATTACGTGGATTCACCGGTGATTGTGAACACGACAAGTCGCTCCGAGTTCTACAAACAACCCATATATTATGCCATCGGGCATTTTAGCAAGTTTTTGCCGGAGAAATCAGTGCGCATTGAAACAAGAACCAATGAAACAGATTCATTGGCACAGCTAAGTGTTGTAGGATTTCAGAGACCAGATGACAGTGTGGCATTGATCCTGTACAATGG CGAGAACTTGCCTTTAGATTTGGCTCTAAGTGACAGTCAACGTGGTGGATTCAAACTCCGATTGCCAGCGCGATCCTGGCACTCTGTTATCTACAAATAA
- the LOC117792127 gene encoding synaptic vesicular amine transporter: MSEKATSGQAGAQLNVSGRRSSTPPSNGIENRCLIALIVYIALLLDNVLLTVIVPILPDYLASLDKFADEAYRVEDGTSPSSPIIHQMTYRNDEPTQFYMTKHPIPGKSMVNFTLLQLTTTTMPSHSVGNNVTIVKNTTTATTTATTTTASNINSNFNDPNNSIGSLASENGSIGLLLAMKALVQLIFNPIVGNMSSKCGYRLPIVVGTCFLLLSSLVFAVGESYWTLLLARAVQGVGSACIGVCGMSLVAQHYPEEARRSKVMGIILGSIALGVLIGYPFGGILYDLAGKSAPFIILSTVIFLNLGLQLLTMDLSVQPEIMVVKHETKWRPLLECKMILAIVIAIWLSTSTMAILEPCLPIWLIQYLKPNKWQLGTVFIPDSVGYFVGTNFFGSIAYRYGQVKISCISLLLVGIASILIPNATTVAQLLLPHFALGLGIGVIDAALVPLLATFVDATLAQEEGGEANNSMSSYGTVYAIQQTSVSLAYCLAPLIGGELAQSFGFAWLMRIVGVFNVIYGPILVYLYQKYDPKTLRENQNALLMQTSGRGSRYKQLYNSMDLE, translated from the exons ATGTCGGAGAAAGCAACAAGTGGTCAGGCTGGAGCCCAGCTAAATGTCTCCGGCAGACGCAGCTCGACTCCCCCGTCCAATGGCATTGAGAATCGTTGCCTCATTGCGTTGATTGTGTATATTGCTCTATTGCTAGACAATGTGCTGTTGACCGTGATAG TGCCCATATTACCAGACTATCTGGCCAGCCTGGATAAATTTGCGGACGAAGCGTATCGTGTAGAGGACGGAACATCTCCATCCTCACCGATAATACATCAGATGACTTATCGCAATGACGAGCCGACGCAATTCTACATGACCAAGCATCCAATACCCGGCAAATCGATGGTGAATTTTACACTGTTGCAGCTAACGACCACAACGATGCCCAGTCACTCAGTTGGCAATAATGTGACCATAGTCAAAAacacaaccacagcaacaacaacagccacaaccacaactgcaagcaacatcaacagcaatttTAATGACCCCAATAACAGCATCGGCAGCTTGGCTAGTGAAAATGGCTCCATTGGTCTGCTGTTGGCCATGAAAGCGTTGgttcaattgattttcaatcCCATTGTTGGCAATATGTCAAGCAAGTGTGGTTACCGACTGCCTATCGTGGTGGGCACCTGTTTCCTGTTGCTTTCGTCGCTTG TGTTTGCCGTGGGAGAATCCTATTGGACCTTGTTGCTGGCTCGTGCTGTTCAGGGCGTCGGATCCGCCTGCATTGGCGTGTGTGGCATGAGTTTGGTGGCACAGCATTATCCAGAGGAGGCACGACGCTCCAAGGTCATGGGAATAATACTCGGCAGCATTGCACTTGGTGTCCTAATTGGATATCCGTTTGGTGGCATCCTCTATGATTTGGCGGGTAAATCGGCACCCTTTATTATTCTCTCGACGGTCATCTTTCTGAACCTCGGCCTGCAACTGCTTACCATGGATTTGTCCGTGCAGCCAGAGATTATGGTTGTCAAGCATGAGACCAAATGGCGACCGCTGCTCGAGTGCAAAATGATATTGGCCATTGTCATTGCCATCTGGCTGTCCACTTCCACAATGGCCATATTAGAGCCGTGTTTGCCAATCTGGTTGATTCAGTATCTAAAGCCAAATAAGTGGCAATTGGGTACAGTGTTTATTCCGGACTCCGTTGGCTACTTCGTGGGCACCAACTTCTTTGGCAGCATCGCCTATCGTTATGGCCAGGTAAAGATCTCCTGCATCAGTCTGCTGCTTGTGGGAATTGCCTCGATTTTG ATTCCCAACGCCACAACAGTTGCCCAACTTCTATTACCGCACTTTGCCCTGGGTCTTGGCATTGGAGTGATCGATGCTGCGTTGGTTCCTCTGCTTGCCACCTTTGTGGATGCCACGTTGGCCCAGGAGGAAGGCGGAGAAGCCAACAATTCAATGTCCAGTTACGGTACGGTCTATGCCATACAACAAACTTCAGTTAGTTTGGCCTACTGCCTGG CTCCTTTGATTGGCGGAGAGTTGGCACAGTCATTTGGGTTCGCCTGGCTAATGCGCATTGTGGGCGTGTTTAACGTCATCTACGGCCCCATATTAGTATATTTGTATCAGAAATACGATCCCAAG acactgagagaaaatcaaaatgctTTACTGATGCAGACCAGTGGACGTGGTTCGCGATACAAGCAGCTCTATAACTCCATGGATCTTGAATAA
- the LOC117791027 gene encoding alpha-tocopherol transfer protein-like yields MRRPLSPTLAKVAEQELNETPDRIQQDIIILRVWIRQQPHLRARTEDEFLIAFLRRCRYSLEETKRRIDRYFTYYNLFPEVMSNRSITQRLLDINRLGVCLFPDLPKCDNRTALFVARFGQFDPNQYSLREVYHFVSMAVEIVALENDYASVAGICEIIDLEGVSSDKMRRFDKVFFRKWWNWLHDCSPLRVKEVYVINMPKDIQSTILFLYNILSAQVNYPIHVLKTPAELFEHIGKECLPEEYGGTNGHMLESIADMEDLLNSYRSYFEQDHKYGTIEELRPGEIITYEAEFGVNGSFRKLNWD; encoded by the exons ATGCGACGTCCGCTCTCGCCAACGTTAGCAAAGGTGGCCGAACAGGAGTTGAACGAGACGCCCGATAGGATACAGCAGGATATCATAATACTACGGGTATGGATACGTCAGCAGCCACATCTGAGAGCCCGCACCGAGGATGAATTTTTGATTGCCTTTCTGCGACGTTGTCGCTACAGTTTGGAGGAGACGAAGCGACGCATTGACCGTTATTTCACCTACTATAATCTCTTCCCTGAAGTCATGAGCAATCGTTCGATTACACAGCGTTTGCTGGACATCAATCGATTGGG AGTCTGTCTGTTTCCGGACCTGCCCAAGTGCGACAATCGCACGGCCTTGTTTGTGGCACGTTTTGGTCAATTCGATCCCAATCAGTACAGTCTGCGGGAGGTTTATCATTTCGTGTCGATGGCCGTCGAAATCGTTGCCCTGGAGAATGATTATGCCTCGGTGGCGGGCATTTGTGAGATCATTGATCTGGAGGGGGTCAGCTCGGATAAAATGCGACGCTTTGATAAGGTATTCTTTCGCAAATGGTGGAACTGGCTCCACGATTGCAGTCCTCTGAGGGTCAAGGAAGTGTACGTCATCAACATGCCCAAGGACATTCAAAGCACCATTTTATTCCTCTACAATATCCTCAGTGCTCAGGTCAACTATCCG ATTCATGTTTTGAAAACTCCGGCGGAGTTGTTCGAGCATATTGGTAAGGAATGTCTGCCGGAGGAATATGGCGGCACCAACGGCCACATGCTGGAGAGTATTGCCGATATGGAGGATTTACTGAATAGTTATCGTAGCTACTTTGAGCAGGATCACAAATATGGCACCATTGAGGAGCTGCGTCCCGGCGAGATTATCACCTACGAGGCGGAGTTCGGCGTTAACGGTTCCTTTCGCAAGCTGAACTGGGATTAA
- the LOC117790354 gene encoding outer dense fiber protein 3B-like yields MVRTPLGPGPGAYALPPTVGYEKHDARKQRMPQYSFGARTNTHESDSGPGPGAYMVDRLTRYGKSGGLEYTIAPLTKIADKTVGPGPGAHDVHEKPFFKGVNAPAYSMAARNDFSFKNYGPGPSAYKFDVNPIRPAAPAYSMGIQTKTSRKQGSPGPAAYGVGDLNIKLVRAPEYTMRPICKVRRDTLGPGPNYYDLMYYRPGKTGNAYSFGVRHSPFAPPMIVKCDNM; encoded by the exons atggtgCGGACACCTTTAG GCCCTGGTCCCGGCGCTTACGCGTTGCCGCCAACTGTTGGCTATGAGAAACACGATGCCCGTAAGCAGCGTATGCCTCAATATTCCTTTGGGGCCCGAACAAACACGCATGAATCGGACTCTGGACCAGGACCAGGTGCCTATATGGTGGACCGACTGACCCGCTATGGAAAGAGTGGCGGCTTAGAGTACACAATTGCCCCCTTGACTAAAATAGCAG ATAAAACAGTTGGTCCCGGACCTGGCGCTCACGATGTGCATGAGAAGCCATTCTTTAAAGGAGTTAATGCACCAGCCTACTCAATGGCAGCGCGGAatgattttagttttaagaatTATGGACCCGGCCCGAGTGCTTATAAATTTGACGTCAATCCCATAAGACCCGCCGCTCCAGCCTATAGCAT gGGTATTCAAACCAAAACGAGTAGAAAACAGGGTTCACCTGGACCGGCGGCTTATGGTGTGGGcgatttaaatatcaaattggTTCGTGCACCTGAGTACACGATGAGGCCCATCTGTAAGGTGCGTAGGGACACCTTGGGTCCCGGCCCAAATTACTACGACTTAATGTATTATCGTCCTGGAAAGACTGGAAATGCCTATTCATTTGGAGTGCGTCATTCGCCCTTTGCCCCGCCCATGATTGTGAAATGTGATAATATGTGA
- the LOC117791749 gene encoding alpha-tocopherol transfer protein-like, whose amino-acid sequence MSNLRTLEPLLAALALAECNEQQSEREALVATVQTWIAKSPYLKARTDEQLILAFLRRCRFSVEETKRRIDNYYSLRNVFPEVLGSRQVNEALMKQFDCGIHVIPERPVSPQGARVIISQFCKVDPKSSSPREAFKLLFMLLELLAQECDNATTAGLFWVVDARDVTMEQMLQYDPFLLKKSFMFVDQCLPLRFMEIHLVNMIPSGQTVFNFVTSFLPAKLPWKFVVHKKSEDLYKHLSPEAMTIEYGGKNGYQAEALDYWRRKLQERKDYFEEDAQYGTNEKLRVGLANAWASGELSGTSGSFRKLEVD is encoded by the exons ATGTCCAATTTGCGAACTCTGGAGCCATTATTAGCCGCTCTCGCCTTGGCCGAGTGCAATGAGCAGCAGTCGGAGAGAGAGGCATTGGTAGCCACAGTGCAGACATGGATTGCCAAGTCGCCGTATCTGAAAGCACGCACGGATGAGCAACTGATCCTGGCCTTCCTCCGACGCTGTCGTTTCAGTGTGGAGGAAACGAAACGTCGCATCGACAATTATTATTCCCTGCGTAATGTATTTCCCGAGGTGCTCGGTTCCCGGCAAGTGAATGAGGCTTTGATGAAGCAGTTTGATTGCGG GATTCATGTCATACCCGAACGGCCAGTTAGTCCCCAAGGAGCCAGAGTTATCATCTCGCAGTTCTGCAAAGTTGACCCAAAGTCATCGAGTCCCCGGGAAGCTTTCAAGCTGCTCTTCATGCTCCTGGAACTGCTGGCCCAGGAGTGTGACAATGCGACAACTGCGGGTCTCTTTTGGGTGGTGGATGCACGTGATGTTACCATGGAGCAAATGCTTCAATACGACCCATTTCTGCTGAAGAAGTCCTTTATGTTTGTGGATCAATGCTTGCCGCTGCGTTTCATGGAGATTCACTTGGTGAACATGATACCCTCAGGACAGACGGTCTTCAATTTTGTTACCTCCTTCCTGCCCGCTAAATTGCCCTGGAAG TTTGTGGTGCACAAGAAGTCAGAGGATTTGTATAAGCATCTGTCCCCCGAGGCCATGACCATTGAGTATGGTGGCAAAAATGGCTACCAGGCGGAGGCTCTGGATTACTGGCGTCGGAAACTGCAGGAACGCAAGGATTACTTTGAGGAGGATGCCCAATATGGTACAAATGAGAAGCTACGCGTTGGCCTGGCCAATGCCTGGGCCAGCGGGGAGCTGAGTGGCACAAGCGGCTCCTTTCGCAAATTGGAAGTGGATTAA